The sequence GAAATGGGATATATACCAGCGAGCCGGACGATATTGCTCGAGCGGAACCTTGGCAAATATTATCCCTGAAACGGACGACTCTCCGGTACCACCGGGTTCGTCAAAGCGCCTATGCCCTCGATGTCGACAGTCACCACATCGCCAGGCTTGAGCCAGCGCGGCGGCTTTGCCGCCATACCGACTCCATGAGGTGTGCCTGTCAATATCACAGTCCCTGGCAGCAAGGTTGTGCTGCCGCTCAAGAACTCGATCAGCGCCGGGACATCGAAGATCATGTCTGCGGTATTCCAATCCTGCACGGTTTCCCCATTCAGAAGTGTGCAAATGCGTAGTGCATTCGGATCCCTGATCTCGTCACGAGTGACGATCGCCGGACCCAATGGGCAGAAGGTGTCAAAGGTTTTGCCGCGACACCACTGGCCTCCGCCCTTTCTGATCTGCCAGTCCCGCGCGCTGACATCATTGGCGCAGGTATATCCCAGGACATAATCCATGGCACAGTCGCGCGGGACATTTTTGCAGCGCTTTCCCATAACGATTGCCAACTCGCATTCATAATCCACTTCATCGCTGGGAAGGGTTGCTGGAATCTCGATGGGGTCGCCTGGATTTTGAAGGGAGTTGACGCCTTTGACGAAAAGCACTGGATAATCCGGAATCGCCATCCCGCTCTCCGCAGCGTGACGCTTGTAGTTCAATCCGATGCAAAGGATTTCGGTGGGAATGAGTGGGGCAAGGAATTTTCCTGGTATCGAGAGCGTTTCAGAGAGTTGGAATGATCCGAAAAGATTGCCATGGATTTGACGCACTCTGCCGTCGCGTTCCAGCGCTCCATGAGAGATTCCGCCGTTGCGATCTTCGTATCGGATGATTTTCATAGATCTTCTGCCGATCGGGCTCCAGCTAGACGCGGTTGACGGGGTGCGAAAGCGCCAGGCCGGCAAGACCCCGCACGATCTCCTCAGCTGCTTTACGCTGGAGCTCCGGTACGCTGCCTCCGCTGTACCAGGCAGTATGGGAAGTCAGGATCGTATTTGGAACATCTCGAAGAGGATGATCTCCCAGCAATGGTTCTGTCTCGAATACGTCCAGACCGGCCCCTGCGATACCTCCCTGAGCAAGTGCTTCGGTCAGAGCCTCGGTATCTATCAATCCGCCGCGTGCTGTATTGACCAATACAGCATCGTTTCGCATCCGGCTCAGCCTGGTTCGATCGATGAAGTGCCTTGTTTGGGTCGTAAGGGGAAGATGAAGGGAGAGAATCCCAGCTTCTTGAAAAAGCTCCTCCAATTGAAGCTGCTTCACTCCCAGCGCGGCGAACTTCTCCGTTGGAACCAGAGGATCATAAGCAGCGAGTTGAAAGCCGAATCCTCTCGCCCTTTCGAGCACTGCCCTGGCGATACGGCCAAAGCCAGCGGTGGCAAATACGGTATCCCGGAAAGCGGGAAAGGAGGTGGGTGGGGTGATTTTCCAGGTCCCTTGCCGGACGAGGGCATCGGTCTGCGGAAGTCGCCGGGTCAAGGAGAGGGCGAGTGCGAGCGAATGGTCCGAGACCTCATCAATGCAGTAGTCGGGAACATTGCAAACCGGGATGTTTCTTGCAGTGGCCGCCTGGAGATCAATGTTGTCGACCCCGATGCCGTAGCGAACGATGATCCGGCATTGATTGAGGTGGGCGACGACTTCGCTGGTGACTGGCGCCCATTGAACCAGCAGAGCGTCGGCTTCCCCACACTCTGCTATGACATCCTCCGCGGTTTTGCATTGCGCGACATGAAGCTTTGCTCCGGTCTGCGTGATGATTTCACGCTCGCGGTCGACATGGGGGAATCCGTGATCGGTGATGAAGACGTTCATTGATGGACGAAATGAGGTCCTAGAAGTCCCGCATGAAGCCGCCCGCGGACCAGCCGCCATCGACGCAAAGCGTCTGGCCTGTGATGTA comes from Terrimicrobium sacchariphilum and encodes:
- a CDS encoding C-terminal binding protein codes for the protein MAAGPRAASCGTSRTSFRPSMNVFITDHGFPHVDREREIITQTGAKLHVAQCKTAEDVIAECGEADALLVQWAPVTSEVVAHLNQCRIIVRYGIGVDNIDLQAATARNIPVCNVPDYCIDEVSDHSLALALSLTRRLPQTDALVRQGTWKITPPTSFPAFRDTVFATAGFGRIARAVLERARGFGFQLAAYDPLVPTEKFAALGVKQLQLEELFQEAGILSLHLPLTTQTRHFIDRTRLSRMRNDAVLVNTARGGLIDTEALTEALAQGGIAGAGLDVFETEPLLGDHPLRDVPNTILTSHTAWYSGGSVPELQRKAAEEIVRGLAGLALSHPVNRV
- a CDS encoding fumarylacetoacetate hydrolase family protein, encoding MKIIRYEDRNGGISHGALERDGRVRQIHGNLFGSFQLSETLSIPGKFLAPLIPTEILCIGLNYKRHAAESGMAIPDYPVLFVKGVNSLQNPGDPIEIPATLPSDEVDYECELAIVMGKRCKNVPRDCAMDYVLGYTCANDVSARDWQIRKGGGQWCRGKTFDTFCPLGPAIVTRDEIRDPNALRICTLLNGETVQDWNTADMIFDVPALIEFLSGSTTLLPGTVILTGTPHGVGMAAKPPRWLKPGDVVTVDIEGIGALTNPVVPESRPFQG